The following is a genomic window from Deinococcus arcticus.
TTCTTGTAGCAATGAGGTAGATTTCAGAGTTTAAAATAAGACTTGTATACACCATGCTTACTCCAGAAGTGATCACTTCAAATTTGGTTCGGGAGGTACAGCATGGCTCTTCAGGAATTTGTGAAGGTATACACGGCAGAGTCGAACTTCACGGGCATACAGGGATACATTAGCGTCCCAGCAACGCCTACGGGTCTGAGCACGTATGATTTCGTCAACTTCTTTCTTGCTTTGGACGACTATTACGAAGTTGGCCTCAGCTACGCAGATAAGGGCGATGGAAACGGCCCAGTCTGGCGCTACTTCGCCAATCACGCCAAATTTGGTCAGCAGAACCAGATTGTGAGCCCTACCAGTGAGGTCTTCGTCAAGATCGTCAACCGGGGCACGGAAGCGGACGCGACTGTACAGGACGGGCGCATCACGTTCTCTCGCACGGCCGCCGTGGCGTCCCCAACCTACTCCGGCAAGATGCTGATCGGCGGGGAGGACAACAGTGCCACGTCATCCAGCGGCTATACGCCCCGGCACCCGCAAGTGACGTTCCGCAACGTGAAGGTGCAGCGTGGCGGCGTGTGGCTTGACTGGAATGCCACCACGCAAGGCTCCCTGGGTGCCCTGGTCAACCGCACGCCTCAGTATCAGCGGCAAGGCATGGTCATCCAGAACGTACCGCTGATCGCCCAACTGACGTAACCCATGGGAAAGGAGAGGGCCAATGAAGCCCTCTCCTTTCCCGTGGCGCTTCCCGGCTTTTAGCGGAGCGTCACGGCTGCCTTGCCATTCGTCACGGTGCAAGTAAACCGCACGGTCCTGACCTGCCCGCCCTGTTGAAAGCGCGCCGTGCCTACCCAGAAATACGACTGACCGACATGGCCGGAGTTGTTGATGTTCCTGGAATAAGTGACCGGGACTCCCGCGGGCACCGTGCGGAAGCCCTGAAGGTTGCGGATGCACAGTGCCTGCCCGAGTTCCTGGTCTGGCAAGAGACGTGAGGGGAGTGGCACGTCTCTGCCACCAGCGCCCGCAACACTGGCAGCCAGAATGGCAAGGGCACAGATCATCTTACGCAGCATGGTCGTCATTGTATAGGTGGCTTGTTGGCGATGTCCCAGTAATACAGAATCGCTTCGTTACGGCTACTCACGCCCAGCTTCTGAAACACGCGTGTCAGGCCGTTTTGTACGGTCTGATTGGCAATTCCCAACTCACGGGCAATTTCCTTGTTGGCGAGACCGCGTGCCACCAGGCGCAGCA
Proteins encoded in this region:
- a CDS encoding response regulator transcription factor, which encodes MLRLVARGLANKEIARELGIANQTVQNGLTRVFQKLGVSSRNEAILYYWDIANKPPIQ